In Pongo abelii isolate AG06213 chromosome X, NHGRI_mPonAbe1-v2.0_pri, whole genome shotgun sequence, one DNA window encodes the following:
- the LOC100937566 gene encoding transducin-like enhancer protein 1: MFPQSRHPTPHQAAGQPFKFTIPESLDQIKEEFQFLQAQCRSLKLECEKLASEKTEMQRHYVMYYKMLHGLNIEMHKQTEIAKRLNTICAQVIPFLSQEHQQQVAQAVERAKQVTMAELNAIIGQQQLQAQHRSHGHRPPVPLTPHPSGLQPPGIPPLGGSAGLLALSSALSGQSYLAIKDDKKHHDAEHHRGERPGKPD; this comes from the coding sequence ATGTTCCCGCAGAGCAGGCACCCGACGCCGCACCAGGCTGCAGGCCAGCCCTTCAAGTTCACTATCCCGGAGTCCCTGGACCAGATTAAAGAGGAATTCCAGTTCCTGCAGGCGCAGTGTCGCAGCCTTAAATTGGAATGTGAGAAACTGGCAAGTGAAAAGACAGAAATGCAGAGGCACTATGTGATGTATTACAAAATGTTACACGGATTAAACATTGAAATGCACAAACAGACTGAAATCGCCAAGAGATTGAATACGATTTGTGCACAAGTCATCCCATTTCTGTCTCAGGAACATCAACAACAGGTGGCCCAGGCTGTCGAACGTGCCAAACAGGTGACCATGGCAGAGTTGAATGCCATCATCGGGCAGCAGCAGTTGCAAGCTCAGCATCGTTCTCATGGCCACAGACCCCCAGTTCCCCTTACGCCTCACCCTTCGGGACTTCAGCCTCCTGGAATCCCGCCCCTCGGGGGCAGTGCCGGCCTTCTTGCACTGTCTAGTGCTCTGAGTGGGCAGTCTTACTTGGCAATAAAAGATGACAAGAAGCATCACGATGCAGAGCACCACAGAGGTGAGAGGCCCGGCAAGCCAGATTAG